Proteins from one Danaus plexippus chromosome 2, MEX_DaPlex, whole genome shotgun sequence genomic window:
- the LOC116765319 gene encoding uncharacterized protein LOC116765319: MQSDNGSYSSSNDLLDSHVLGHDKLGVPAMERSTRSSLDAHSVEIGEITESPDTEYMSTSAILHYCKSKILLPYLKLLTVMGLRPVADASNSSKYSICISHFHSAQVAVFMFLGYILQYMACFRRDRGFCYKLVPLALSSSLEYDSYRQVCYGNIAFTYIGPSVLHFIGFLYALYLFRIADNEQLQNLMERVFLLSSYAPQGTPSVKPKRLLRMLWFFIILSVIWMCISLCSVNLMMAKGTIIFKWMETSSTDVILGLKILLIISTLIHDMVQATVITSYCLQAQLLQAHLMFLKERLLNRTITPLNWMREIAEFRKLLKYLNDDLAPAVCLFTIVNISWAASGVMWLLNLDKVDTGTEPIAGISVLNQLLWISAVMVPFIQAARLSDECHRTQSVGHELCVRPFLHQDTSQEDISTVLAYSASLQLRAKLFYYPIAGRYICLVFTITIILLFTLGMCHYLQ, from the exons atgcaaAGCGACAATGGATCGTACAGTAGTT CTAATGATTTGCTGGATAGCCATGTACTGGGACACGACAAGTTGGGTGTGCCAGCCATGGAGAGATCCACCAGATCGAGTCTTGATGCCCATAGTGTTGAA ATTGGTGAAATAACAGAATCTCCGGACACGGAATATATGAGTACATCGGctatattacattattgtaaatcaAAA ATACTACTTccgtatttaaaattgttaaccGTGATGGGATTACGACCGGTTGCAGACGCATCGAACTCCTCCAAATATTCAATTTGTATATCGCATTTCCACTCTGCACAGGTTGCAGTATTTATGTTTCTCGGGTATATTCTTCAATATATGGCATGTTTTAG GAGAGACAGAGGATTTTGCTACAAATTAGTACCACTTGCTTTGTCATCATCATTAGAATACGATTCATATAGACAAGTTTGTTATGGCAATATAGCATTTACATATATCGGACCAAGTGTTTTGCATTTTATTGGGTTCCTCTATGCACTTTATTTGTTCAGAATAGCTGATAATGAACAGTTGCAAAATTTAATGGAAAGG gtaTTTCTTTTGTCATCTTATGCTCCGCAAGGGACGCCTTCTGTGAAACCAAAAAGACTGCTGCGGATGCTgtggttttttattatattaagcgTTATTTGGATGTGTATTTCTCTTTGCTCTGTCAATTTGATGATGGCCAAAggaactattatatttaaatggatgGAAACAAG CTCCACCGACGTTATACTAGGATTGAAGATCCTACTCATAATATCTACACTCATCCACGATATGGTTCAAGCTACTGTTATAACCAGTTACTGTCTTCAAGCACAGCTTCTGCAAGCACATTTGATGTTTTTGAAGGAGCGTCTTTTAAACCGAACTATAACCCCTTTGAATTGGATGAGG GAGATTGCTGAATTTcgtaaattattgaaatatttgaatgacgATTTAGCCCCAGCGGTCTGTTTATTTACGATAGTAAATATTTCGTGGGCAGCTTCGGGGGTCATGTGGTTACTGAATTTGGATAAAGTTGACACCGGCACGGAACCCATCGCCGGCATCAGCGTACTGAATCAACTGCTGTGGATATCAGCCGTCATGGTGCCATTCATTCAG GCGGCGAGGCTGTCAGACGAATGCCATCGGACTCAATCCGTGGGCCATGAGTTGTGTGTGAGACCGTTTCTCCACCAGGACACATCCCAGGAGGACATCAGTACGGTGCTCGCCTACTCCGCCTCGCTACAGCTAAGAGCCAAGCTGTTCTACTATCCCATAGCCGGCAGATACATATGCTTAGTGTTCACGATAACTATCATACTACTATTTACTTTAGGAATGTGCCATTATTTGCaatga
- the LOC116779772 gene encoding nucleolar protein 10, which produces MQVSEIDNVKIYNLSAGKSLPDWLTERKKRALLKKNVDLRRRIELIQEFDMPGVSTTLRVSRDGQYIMATGIYKPRVKCFDVNNLSLKFERCLDSEVVTFEILSEDYTKIVFLQCDRYVEFHVGHGRHYRLRVPHFGRDMKYHKPSCDLIVVGASSEVYRLNLELGQFLAPYVTKATEINCCGVNDEHGLLVFGTEGGHVEAWDPRTKTRQGILDCALHCSDADYKNSSVPAITSIKFNGALQLGVGTSTGHVLLYDIRSSKPLLVKDHMNEIPIKCIEFHKQMDYVYSMDANVVKIWDSNTGKQYTNIESSVDFNDLCVIPNTGLSMMAVEDQKMQIHYIPSLGPAPRWCAFLDNLTDEMESSASQTVYDDYKFVTKQELESLGLDHLLGTNLLRAYMHGYFVDVRLYKRAKSIADPFAFEEYKKRKIREKIEQERPSRIKVDDNLPKVNRDLASRLLDNESNKKKQSSNLLKDDRFKALFENPDFEVDREADEYRLLNPVLARFDKNKGKSKLEEETMEVQEEDDKDSDRELYESSDDSSDEDRTWRKEIKKQHKIIRNKKQEENDAEDDDNEKVYEFSKAPKTNNIRSVMQVSKKSLGDRLFKEGSNIVTGTGGNREMKFSMRDKKRSSENHKKMQKHYEERKKIVRRTSYLTKKRLPKM; this is translated from the exons atGCAAGTGTCCGAGATAGACaacgttaaaatttacaatcttAGCGCTGGCAAATCGTTACCGGAT tgGCTgactgaaagaaaaaaaagagcGCTTTTAAAGAAGAATGTGGACCTCAGAAGACGAATTGAGCTTATCCAAGAGTTTGATATGCCAGGAGTTAGCACAACTTTGCGTGTTTCCAGAGATGGACAGTATATAATGGCAACAGGAATTTACAAACCAAGAGTGAAATGTTTTGATGTGAATAATTTGTCCTTAAAATTCGAAAGATGTCTAGATTCCGAGGTGgtaacatttgaaatattaagtgaGGATTACACAAag atagtttttttacaatgtGACCGTTATGTGGAATTCCATGTGGGACATGGAAGACATTATCGTCTCAGGGTCCCTCACTTTGGAAGGGATATGAAGTACCATAAACCTTCATGTGACCTTATTGTTGTTGGAGCTTCAAGT GAAGTGTACAGACTTAACCTAGAATTAGGACAGTTCTTAGCTCCATATGTCACAAAAGCCACGGAAATAAACTGTTGCGGAGTGAATGATGAACATGGTCTACTTGTGTTCGGTACAGAGGGTGGTCATGTTGAGGCTTGGGACCCTCGGACTAAGACGAGACAAGGCATACTGGACTGTGCATTACATTGCTCCGATGCAGACTATAA gAACTCAAGTGTCCCAGCAATAACttcaatcaaatttaatgGTGCCTTACAACTGGGTGTGGGAACATCGACCGGTCATGTATTGCTGTACGACATAAGATCCAGCAAACCACTATTAGTTAAGGACCACATGAATGAAATTCCCATAAAGTGTATAGAGTTCCACAAACAAATGGATTATGTTTATTCAATGGATGCCAATGTTGTTAAAATCTGGGACAGTAATACT GGAAAGCAATACACAAATATAGAGTCATCCGTTGATTTCAATGATCTCTGTGTCATTCCTAACACTGGCTTGAGTATGATGGCTGTTGAAGACCAAAAGATgcaaatacattacataccATCTCTAG gTCCGGCCCCCAGATGGTGTGCATTCTTGGATAATCTAACAGACGAAATGGAGAGCTCAGCATCCCAAACTGTGTATGACGATTACAAGTTTGTAACAAAACAGGAACTTGAGTCCCTTGGATTGGATCATTTGTTGGGAACTAATTTGTTAAGGGCATATATGCATGG ATACTTCGTGGACGTGAGACTATACAAGAGAGCAAAGTCGATTGCGGATCCATTTGCATTTGAGGAATATAAGAAACGTAAGATCAGAGAAAAAATCGAGCAAGAAAGACCTTCGAGAATCAAAGTTGACGACAACTTGCCGAAAGTCAACCGAGATTTGGCTTCACGGTTGTTGGACAATGagtcaaataaaaagaaacagtCGTCCAATCTTCTTAAAGACGACAGATTTAAg gCGCTGTTTGAAAATCCTGACTTCGAAGTTGATAGAGAAGCTGACGAGTATCGCCTCCTCAATCCAGTACTCGCTAGATTTGACAAAAACAAAGGAAAGTCGAAATTAGAAGAAGAGACCATGGAG GTTCAAGAAGAGGATGATAAAGATTCTGATAGAGAATTATATGAATCAAGCGACGATAGTTCCGATGAAGATCGCACTTGGAGAAAGGAGATCAagaaacaacataaaataataaggaacAAGAAACAAGAAGAAAATGACGCTGAAGATGACGACAACGAAAAAGTATATGAGTTTAGTAAAGCACCAAAAACGAATAACATCAGGAGTGTAATGCAAGTTAGCAAGAAGAGTCTAGGAGATCGGCTGTTTAAAGAGGGATCTAATATAGTAACCGGCACGGGAGGAAACAGAGAAATGAAGTTCTCAATGAGAGACAAGAAGAGATCATCAGAGAATCACAAGAAGATGCAGAAACATTACGAAGAGAGGAAGAAGATTGTGAGACGAACATCGTATTTGACAAAGAAAAGATTACCCAAAATGTaa
- the LOC116765314 gene encoding M-phase phosphoprotein 6 — MATKRKPQLPKSVLDMKFMKKTKERIEKEIENTQDHEGLYSGIITNEMRHASGNYISESSFIFCQDIIEGRVSFKGMNPEIERLMESEKNKEQINGEMEKDVSDEVLYKKMNNFHRRKRRSSPSKYDVSKKKK; from the coding sequence atGGCTACCAAAAGAAAACCTCAATTACCTAAATCCGTTCTGGATATGAAATTCATGAAAAAAACGAAAGAACggatagaaaaagaaatagaaaatacacAAGACCATGAGGGACTATATTCGGGAATTATCACCAATGAAATGCGACATGCTAGTGGAAATTATATATCCGAAtcgagttttattttttgtcaagaTATAATAGAAGGAagagtttcatttaaaggtaTGAATCCGGAAATAGAAAGACTTATGGAATCTGAAAAAAACAAGGAACAAATTAATGGTGAAATGGAAAAGGATGTATCAGATGAAGTTCTGtacaaaaaaatgaataattttcatagaaGAAAACGACGTTCTAGTCCAAGTAAATATGATGtttcaaaaaagaaaaagtaa
- the LOC116779690 gene encoding katanin p80 WD40 repeat-containing subunit B1 isoform X2, whose translation METLRRSWKLQEFVAHKANVNCLAMGHKSNQVLATGGDDKKVNLWAIGRQGCLMSLSGHTTPVECVCFGHSEDLVCAGSQTGALKIWDLEAAKLLRTFTGHKGAIKCMDFHPYGDYLTTGSCDSNIKLWDTRKRGCIVTYSGHRLAVNSLQFSPDGQWIASACEYGLVKVWDVRIGKVLQEFMEHTSAVTCVKFHPHEFLLASCGADKTVNFWDMEKFQLVSKFEKENTSIRHMVFSDDGATLLGCGNDGLHVIGFEPARVLDTVNGHWGHIHDITVAQTQLIAGSFHSTYVVLSVVDLNKVHPFGGPPPTIVRDTSPFQKGQSVRKSFSKEKPPKEVLHRPTLLDEKTAEESTSGTEADEDSVPRTPPPATSLSSEDFSLSGLTGEDNNLESGAALRDLSLTRRDYGTENTVFSTVLKSNKEEKVFASAQTSLVKEFATSPLTTSSLNRHNSYKETKSSTDITSSNLRQSNSEVSLGPPSLGPRSLSFTRPPSQIPRSRVEPPPPRSPEDRVPEPEFVPYSIDRPVGLDLDEFLPRGACASGVGRGARGHAAEPSEQEVLGVMMRGHDSMMTVLAARQRALQIFHSVRINKSLKSALDSVIALEDASVILDILNVMAHKPSLWNLDICLLMLPKIYELLQSKYESYMQCGCNALRLIVRNFSSVVRANVSAPVRTLGVDIPREERYAKCAQIHRLLLDIRAFLLKRQTLQGRLGAAFRDLHTLMQQGLD comes from the exons atggaaACCTTAAGAAGATCATGGAAATtac AAGAATTTGTTGCCCACAAGGCAAACGTCAACTGCTTGGCTATGGGACACAAATCAAATCAAGTCCTTGCTACTGGTGGAGATGACAAAAAAGTTAATCTTTGGGCTATTGGTAGACAAGGGTGTTTAATG AGCCTTAGTGGTCACACAACTCCAGTAGAGTGTGTTTGCTTTGGTCACTCGGAGGACTTAGTTTGTGCTGGTTCTCAAACAGGTGCCTTAAAAATATGGGATTTAGAAGctgcaaaattattaagaacatTCACGGGACATAAAGGTGCTATTAAATGTATGGATTTCCACCCCTATGGGGATTATTTGACAACTGGATCATGTGACAGTAATATCAAACTATGGGATACGAGGAAAAGAGGTTGCATTGTTACATATTCAGGTCATAGACTTGCAGTGAACAGTCTACAATTCAGTCCAGATGGTCAATGGATAGCATCAGCCTGTGAATATG GTTTGGTAAAAGTGTGGGATGTTCGGATTGGAAAGGTTTTACAAGAGTTCATGGAGCACACTTCAGCTGTGACCTGTGTCAAGTTCCACCCACATGAATTCTTGCTCGCCAGCTGCGGTGCTGACAAAACAGTAAATTTTTGGGACATGGAAAAATTCCAACTAGTatctaaatttgaaaaagaGAACACATCAATAAG GCACATGGTGTTCAGTGATGATGGAGCTACGCTATTAGGATGTGGCAATGATGGGCTACATGTCATAGGATTTGAACCTGCCAGGGTTTTGGACACAGTGAACGGACACTGGGGTCATATACATGACATAACAGTGGCACAGACACAACTT atcGCGGGTTCGTTTCATTCAACCTATGTTGTTTTATCTGTGGTTGACCTCAACAAAGTCCATCCCTTTGGAGGTCCGCCGCCAACTATTGTTAGAGACACCTCGCCATTCCAGAAAGGACAGTCAGTTCGCAAGAGTTTTTCTAAAGAGAAACCACCTAAagaag TCTTGCATAGACCAACACTCCTCGATGAGAAGACGGCAGAGGAATCGACTTCGGGGACGGAGGCAGATGAAGATTCAG tgcCGCGTACACCGCCTCCAGCCACCAGTTTATCATCGGAGGATTTCTCATTGAGTG GTCTAACAGGTGAAGATAACAATCTCGAATCGGGTGCAGCACTTCGGGACCTGTCGTTGACACGGCGGGACTACGGAACCGAAAACACTGTCTTTAGTA CTGTACTGAAAAGCAATAAGGAAGAGAAGGTTTTCGCCTCCGCCCAGACATCTCTTGTAAAAGAATTCGCAACCAGCCCACTAACAACCTCATCATTAAATAGACATAACTCATATAAAGAGACAAAATCATCAACTGATATAA CCTCGTCGAACCTACGTCAGAGTAATAGCGAGGTATCTTTGGGACCGCCTTCTCTCGGGCCACGTTCTTTATCATTCACGAGACCCCCTAGTCAAATACCCAG aTCCCGTGTGGAACCTCCGCCGCCTCGGTCTCCTGAAGATAGAGTGCCGGAGCCCGAGTTCGTGCCTTACTCCATCGACCGACCAGTCGGACTGGACTTGGATGAATTCCTACCT CGGGGTGCGTGTGCGTCTGGCGTGGGTCGCGGCGCTCGAGGTCACGCGGCCGAGCCTAGTGAGCAGGAAGTGTTAGGGGTCATGATGAGAGGACACGACTCCATGATGACGGTACTGGCCGCCAGACAAAGAGCTCTACAG ATATTTCACTCCGTCAGAATAAACAAAAGCCTAAAATCGGCACTGGACTCGGTGATCGCTTTAGAAGACGCGTCTGTGATACTCGACATTCTTAACGTGATGGCTCATAAACC gTCTTTATGGAATTTGgacatatgtttattaatgttgCCCAAGATTTACGAACTGCTGCAGAGCAAATATGAATC GTATATGCAATGCGGGTGCAACGCTTTGAGACTAATAGTACGCAACTTCTCCTCTGTGGTGCGAGCTAACGTGAGCGCGCCAGTGAGGACCCTAGGTGTCGATATACCAAGGGAAGAAAGATACGCCAAATGCGCGCAAATACACAGACTGTTGCTAGACATACGAGCGTTCCTTCTCAAAAGACAAACCCTACAAGGCCGACTCGGAGCTGCCTTCAGGGATCTCCACACACTGATGCAACAAGGACTTGACTGA
- the LOC116779690 gene encoding katanin p80 WD40 repeat-containing subunit B1 isoform X3, with product METLRRSWKLQEFVAHKANVNCLAMGHKSNQVLATGGDDKKVNLWAIGRQGCLMSLSGHTTPVECVCFGHSEDLVCAGSQTGALKIWDLEAAKLLRTFTGHKGAIKCMDFHPYGDYLTTGSCDSNIKLWDTRKRGCIVTYSGHRLAVNSLQFSPDGQWIASACEYGLVKVWDVRIGKVLQEFMEHTSAVTCVKFHPHEFLLASCGADKTVNFWDMEKFQLVSKFEKENTSIRHMVFSDDGATLLGCGNDGLHVIGFEPARVLDTVNGHWGHIHDITVAQTQLIAGSFHSTYVVLSVVDLNKVHPFGGPPPTIVRDTSPFQKGQSVRKSFSKEKPPKEVLHRPTLLDEKTAEESTSGTEADEDSGAVIANINDYTEIFRPSRALPRTPPPATSLSSEDFSLSGLTGEDNNLESGAALRDLSLTRRDYGTENTVFSTSSNLRQSNSEVSLGPPSLGPRSLSFTRPPSQIPRSRVEPPPPRSPEDRVPEPEFVPYSIDRPVGLDLDEFLPRGACASGVGRGARGHAAEPSEQEVLGVMMRGHDSMMTVLAARQRALQIFHSVRINKSLKSALDSVIALEDASVILDILNVMAHKPSLWNLDICLLMLPKIYELLQSKYESYMQCGCNALRLIVRNFSSVVRANVSAPVRTLGVDIPREERYAKCAQIHRLLLDIRAFLLKRQTLQGRLGAAFRDLHTLMQQGLD from the exons atggaaACCTTAAGAAGATCATGGAAATtac AAGAATTTGTTGCCCACAAGGCAAACGTCAACTGCTTGGCTATGGGACACAAATCAAATCAAGTCCTTGCTACTGGTGGAGATGACAAAAAAGTTAATCTTTGGGCTATTGGTAGACAAGGGTGTTTAATG AGCCTTAGTGGTCACACAACTCCAGTAGAGTGTGTTTGCTTTGGTCACTCGGAGGACTTAGTTTGTGCTGGTTCTCAAACAGGTGCCTTAAAAATATGGGATTTAGAAGctgcaaaattattaagaacatTCACGGGACATAAAGGTGCTATTAAATGTATGGATTTCCACCCCTATGGGGATTATTTGACAACTGGATCATGTGACAGTAATATCAAACTATGGGATACGAGGAAAAGAGGTTGCATTGTTACATATTCAGGTCATAGACTTGCAGTGAACAGTCTACAATTCAGTCCAGATGGTCAATGGATAGCATCAGCCTGTGAATATG GTTTGGTAAAAGTGTGGGATGTTCGGATTGGAAAGGTTTTACAAGAGTTCATGGAGCACACTTCAGCTGTGACCTGTGTCAAGTTCCACCCACATGAATTCTTGCTCGCCAGCTGCGGTGCTGACAAAACAGTAAATTTTTGGGACATGGAAAAATTCCAACTAGTatctaaatttgaaaaagaGAACACATCAATAAG GCACATGGTGTTCAGTGATGATGGAGCTACGCTATTAGGATGTGGCAATGATGGGCTACATGTCATAGGATTTGAACCTGCCAGGGTTTTGGACACAGTGAACGGACACTGGGGTCATATACATGACATAACAGTGGCACAGACACAACTT atcGCGGGTTCGTTTCATTCAACCTATGTTGTTTTATCTGTGGTTGACCTCAACAAAGTCCATCCCTTTGGAGGTCCGCCGCCAACTATTGTTAGAGACACCTCGCCATTCCAGAAAGGACAGTCAGTTCGCAAGAGTTTTTCTAAAGAGAAACCACCTAAagaag TCTTGCATAGACCAACACTCCTCGATGAGAAGACGGCAGAGGAATCGACTTCGGGGACGGAGGCAGATGAAGATTCAGGTGCTGTTATAGCTAATATTAATGACTACACTGAAATATTTCGTCCCTCTAGAGCCT tgcCGCGTACACCGCCTCCAGCCACCAGTTTATCATCGGAGGATTTCTCATTGAGTG GTCTAACAGGTGAAGATAACAATCTCGAATCGGGTGCAGCACTTCGGGACCTGTCGTTGACACGGCGGGACTACGGAACCGAAAACACTGTCTTTAGTA CCTCGTCGAACCTACGTCAGAGTAATAGCGAGGTATCTTTGGGACCGCCTTCTCTCGGGCCACGTTCTTTATCATTCACGAGACCCCCTAGTCAAATACCCAG aTCCCGTGTGGAACCTCCGCCGCCTCGGTCTCCTGAAGATAGAGTGCCGGAGCCCGAGTTCGTGCCTTACTCCATCGACCGACCAGTCGGACTGGACTTGGATGAATTCCTACCT CGGGGTGCGTGTGCGTCTGGCGTGGGTCGCGGCGCTCGAGGTCACGCGGCCGAGCCTAGTGAGCAGGAAGTGTTAGGGGTCATGATGAGAGGACACGACTCCATGATGACGGTACTGGCCGCCAGACAAAGAGCTCTACAG ATATTTCACTCCGTCAGAATAAACAAAAGCCTAAAATCGGCACTGGACTCGGTGATCGCTTTAGAAGACGCGTCTGTGATACTCGACATTCTTAACGTGATGGCTCATAAACC gTCTTTATGGAATTTGgacatatgtttattaatgttgCCCAAGATTTACGAACTGCTGCAGAGCAAATATGAATC GTATATGCAATGCGGGTGCAACGCTTTGAGACTAATAGTACGCAACTTCTCCTCTGTGGTGCGAGCTAACGTGAGCGCGCCAGTGAGGACCCTAGGTGTCGATATACCAAGGGAAGAAAGATACGCCAAATGCGCGCAAATACACAGACTGTTGCTAGACATACGAGCGTTCCTTCTCAAAAGACAAACCCTACAAGGCCGACTCGGAGCTGCCTTCAGGGATCTCCACACACTGATGCAACAAGGACTTGACTGA
- the LOC116779690 gene encoding katanin p80 WD40 repeat-containing subunit B1 isoform X1, producing the protein METLRRSWKLQEFVAHKANVNCLAMGHKSNQVLATGGDDKKVNLWAIGRQGCLMSLSGHTTPVECVCFGHSEDLVCAGSQTGALKIWDLEAAKLLRTFTGHKGAIKCMDFHPYGDYLTTGSCDSNIKLWDTRKRGCIVTYSGHRLAVNSLQFSPDGQWIASACEYGLVKVWDVRIGKVLQEFMEHTSAVTCVKFHPHEFLLASCGADKTVNFWDMEKFQLVSKFEKENTSIRHMVFSDDGATLLGCGNDGLHVIGFEPARVLDTVNGHWGHIHDITVAQTQLIAGSFHSTYVVLSVVDLNKVHPFGGPPPTIVRDTSPFQKGQSVRKSFSKEKPPKEVLHRPTLLDEKTAEESTSGTEADEDSGAVIANINDYTEIFRPSRALPRTPPPATSLSSEDFSLSGLTGEDNNLESGAALRDLSLTRRDYGTENTVFSTVLKSNKEEKVFASAQTSLVKEFATSPLTTSSLNRHNSYKETKSSTDITSSNLRQSNSEVSLGPPSLGPRSLSFTRPPSQIPRSRVEPPPPRSPEDRVPEPEFVPYSIDRPVGLDLDEFLPRGACASGVGRGARGHAAEPSEQEVLGVMMRGHDSMMTVLAARQRALQIFHSVRINKSLKSALDSVIALEDASVILDILNVMAHKPSLWNLDICLLMLPKIYELLQSKYESYMQCGCNALRLIVRNFSSVVRANVSAPVRTLGVDIPREERYAKCAQIHRLLLDIRAFLLKRQTLQGRLGAAFRDLHTLMQQGLD; encoded by the exons atggaaACCTTAAGAAGATCATGGAAATtac AAGAATTTGTTGCCCACAAGGCAAACGTCAACTGCTTGGCTATGGGACACAAATCAAATCAAGTCCTTGCTACTGGTGGAGATGACAAAAAAGTTAATCTTTGGGCTATTGGTAGACAAGGGTGTTTAATG AGCCTTAGTGGTCACACAACTCCAGTAGAGTGTGTTTGCTTTGGTCACTCGGAGGACTTAGTTTGTGCTGGTTCTCAAACAGGTGCCTTAAAAATATGGGATTTAGAAGctgcaaaattattaagaacatTCACGGGACATAAAGGTGCTATTAAATGTATGGATTTCCACCCCTATGGGGATTATTTGACAACTGGATCATGTGACAGTAATATCAAACTATGGGATACGAGGAAAAGAGGTTGCATTGTTACATATTCAGGTCATAGACTTGCAGTGAACAGTCTACAATTCAGTCCAGATGGTCAATGGATAGCATCAGCCTGTGAATATG GTTTGGTAAAAGTGTGGGATGTTCGGATTGGAAAGGTTTTACAAGAGTTCATGGAGCACACTTCAGCTGTGACCTGTGTCAAGTTCCACCCACATGAATTCTTGCTCGCCAGCTGCGGTGCTGACAAAACAGTAAATTTTTGGGACATGGAAAAATTCCAACTAGTatctaaatttgaaaaagaGAACACATCAATAAG GCACATGGTGTTCAGTGATGATGGAGCTACGCTATTAGGATGTGGCAATGATGGGCTACATGTCATAGGATTTGAACCTGCCAGGGTTTTGGACACAGTGAACGGACACTGGGGTCATATACATGACATAACAGTGGCACAGACACAACTT atcGCGGGTTCGTTTCATTCAACCTATGTTGTTTTATCTGTGGTTGACCTCAACAAAGTCCATCCCTTTGGAGGTCCGCCGCCAACTATTGTTAGAGACACCTCGCCATTCCAGAAAGGACAGTCAGTTCGCAAGAGTTTTTCTAAAGAGAAACCACCTAAagaag TCTTGCATAGACCAACACTCCTCGATGAGAAGACGGCAGAGGAATCGACTTCGGGGACGGAGGCAGATGAAGATTCAGGTGCTGTTATAGCTAATATTAATGACTACACTGAAATATTTCGTCCCTCTAGAGCCT tgcCGCGTACACCGCCTCCAGCCACCAGTTTATCATCGGAGGATTTCTCATTGAGTG GTCTAACAGGTGAAGATAACAATCTCGAATCGGGTGCAGCACTTCGGGACCTGTCGTTGACACGGCGGGACTACGGAACCGAAAACACTGTCTTTAGTA CTGTACTGAAAAGCAATAAGGAAGAGAAGGTTTTCGCCTCCGCCCAGACATCTCTTGTAAAAGAATTCGCAACCAGCCCACTAACAACCTCATCATTAAATAGACATAACTCATATAAAGAGACAAAATCATCAACTGATATAA CCTCGTCGAACCTACGTCAGAGTAATAGCGAGGTATCTTTGGGACCGCCTTCTCTCGGGCCACGTTCTTTATCATTCACGAGACCCCCTAGTCAAATACCCAG aTCCCGTGTGGAACCTCCGCCGCCTCGGTCTCCTGAAGATAGAGTGCCGGAGCCCGAGTTCGTGCCTTACTCCATCGACCGACCAGTCGGACTGGACTTGGATGAATTCCTACCT CGGGGTGCGTGTGCGTCTGGCGTGGGTCGCGGCGCTCGAGGTCACGCGGCCGAGCCTAGTGAGCAGGAAGTGTTAGGGGTCATGATGAGAGGACACGACTCCATGATGACGGTACTGGCCGCCAGACAAAGAGCTCTACAG ATATTTCACTCCGTCAGAATAAACAAAAGCCTAAAATCGGCACTGGACTCGGTGATCGCTTTAGAAGACGCGTCTGTGATACTCGACATTCTTAACGTGATGGCTCATAAACC gTCTTTATGGAATTTGgacatatgtttattaatgttgCCCAAGATTTACGAACTGCTGCAGAGCAAATATGAATC GTATATGCAATGCGGGTGCAACGCTTTGAGACTAATAGTACGCAACTTCTCCTCTGTGGTGCGAGCTAACGTGAGCGCGCCAGTGAGGACCCTAGGTGTCGATATACCAAGGGAAGAAAGATACGCCAAATGCGCGCAAATACACAGACTGTTGCTAGACATACGAGCGTTCCTTCTCAAAAGACAAACCCTACAAGGCCGACTCGGAGCTGCCTTCAGGGATCTCCACACACTGATGCAACAAGGACTTGACTGA